The Salvelinus namaycush isolate Seneca chromosome 16, SaNama_1.0, whole genome shotgun sequence genome has a segment encoding these proteins:
- the LOC120060869 gene encoding RING finger protein 223-like: MAQILQVWHTKVRPLEENVDLEKMVAFGSQPECSICYNTYDNVFKTPKLLECTHTFCLECLSRLMAISLGEQEGGGSSKIPCPFCRHPTLLTKEGPPALATSQEVLCKLPSHQQHEEPVWLDGEKLCYKRPLEANPGSSSSTSAFCISIDIGASKAGEVLAQTWPQHIGFLEHLNNWKRLLLFIMLMVLLVVIVLWPLQCIVTTGNMRCMPRSVGSVHGVTTTTAFTRIHGLTKGAFN; this comes from the coding sequence ATGGCGCAGATCCTTCAGGTGTGGCACACCAAGGTGAGGCCCCTGGAAGAGAATGTGGACCTTGAAAAAATGGTTGCTTTTGGTAGCCAACCCGAGTGCTCTATCTGCTACAACACCTACGACAATGTCTTCAAGACGCCCAAGCTGCTGGAGTGCACCCACACCTTCTGCCTGGAGTGCCTGTCGCGCCTCATGGCCATTTCGCTAGGAGAGCAGGAAGGAGGAGGCAGCAGCAAGATCCCTTGTCCATTCTGCCGCCACCCTACCCTCCTAACCAAGGAGGGTCCGCCTGCCCTGGCCACCAGCCAAGAGGTACTGTGTAAACTGCCCAGCCACCAGCAGCACGAGGAACCTGTGTGGCTTGATGGGGAGAAGCTGTGCTACAAGCGGCCACTGGAGGCCAACCCCGGATCATCCAGCTCCACCTCGGCCTTCTGCATCTCCATCGACATCGGGGCCAGCAAGGCAGGCGAGGTCCTTGCTCAGACATGGCCCCAGCACATAGGCTTCCTGGAGCATCTGAACAACTGGAAGCGGCTGCTGCTCTTCATCATGTTGATGGTGCTGCTGGTGGTCATCGTGCTGTGGCCCCTGCAGTGCATTGTCACCACGGGCAATATGCGCTGCATGCCGCGTTCCGTGGGCTCAGTACACGGcgtcaccaccaccaccgcattCACCAGGATACACGGTCTCACAAAGGGAGCCTTtaattaa